A single genomic interval of Sphingomonas faeni harbors:
- a CDS encoding tyrosine-type recombinase/integrase: MATGKITKRTVEAVEKPSEGKRAYLWDEVVKGFGVMVTDKGKRSYIVQYRIGGRGSPTRRVTIGTHGSPYTAEKATARAKELLDQVRRKVDPFDAAKAVMEVAKAEKAQEKVRAVIAERLGFSTFADRWVEHYAKANQPKTWTDQRNVINRDLKPRLRNRSLTEITDADLIELIDAIKERSGSGALRAYSILNLIFGYACDKERRYLPPAKNPMFGIKPPYRVGIRDRTLTDDELRLVWLAAGDLGGLFGPITRLLILTGQRRGEVGGLSWSEIDKAANEWLLPGARSKNKLPNLIPLTDAARAIIDVVPVIEGKAQFLFTRSGACPATNFAQAKAKLDGLMLERMRSEAADAGASEKEIAALAISPWTFHDLRRTFATGCQRLGFPTEVTEAVINHVGGSRAGIVGVYQTYRYQAEKRAALEAWSRHVALVIEGRGTVSNVFPLARSA, translated from the coding sequence ATGGCAACTGGCAAGATCACGAAGCGAACCGTCGAGGCAGTCGAGAAGCCTTCGGAGGGTAAGCGCGCATACCTTTGGGACGAGGTCGTTAAGGGCTTCGGCGTCATGGTAACCGACAAGGGCAAGCGTTCTTACATAGTCCAGTACCGCATCGGCGGGAGAGGTAGTCCTACGCGTAGGGTGACGATCGGAACCCACGGTTCCCCCTATACTGCGGAGAAGGCCACAGCCCGAGCGAAGGAGTTGCTCGACCAGGTCCGCCGCAAGGTCGACCCCTTCGATGCCGCTAAGGCGGTCATGGAAGTAGCGAAGGCTGAAAAGGCGCAGGAGAAGGTCAGAGCGGTCATCGCTGAGCGGCTTGGCTTTTCAACGTTCGCCGATCGATGGGTTGAGCATTATGCGAAGGCAAACCAGCCAAAGACTTGGACAGATCAGCGCAACGTGATCAACCGGGATCTGAAGCCGCGCCTGCGCAACCGGTCGCTCACGGAGATTACGGACGCTGATCTTATCGAGCTTATCGACGCAATCAAGGAACGCAGCGGGTCGGGTGCCCTGCGCGCTTATTCTATTCTCAACCTGATCTTCGGATACGCCTGCGACAAAGAGCGCAGGTATCTCCCGCCAGCCAAGAACCCCATGTTCGGGATCAAGCCTCCGTATCGTGTAGGCATACGGGACCGAACGCTGACCGACGATGAACTGCGCCTAGTTTGGCTCGCAGCTGGTGACCTTGGCGGGTTGTTCGGCCCAATAACGCGCCTGCTGATCCTGACAGGTCAACGGCGAGGGGAGGTCGGGGGGCTATCCTGGTCGGAGATCGACAAGGCCGCCAACGAGTGGCTGTTGCCGGGTGCGCGGTCCAAGAACAAGCTTCCGAACCTGATCCCGCTCACCGACGCAGCTCGTGCTATCATTGACGTCGTACCGGTCATCGAAGGGAAGGCGCAGTTTCTGTTCACCAGAAGCGGAGCTTGCCCCGCCACTAACTTCGCACAGGCAAAGGCGAAGCTCGACGGGTTGATGCTGGAAAGAATGCGGTCCGAAGCCGCGGACGCCGGGGCGTCAGAGAAGGAGATAGCCGCGCTGGCCATCTCGCCTTGGACGTTCCACGATTTGCGCCGCACCTTCGCGACAGGGTGCCAACGGCTTGGCTTTCCGACCGAAGTCACCGAAGCGGTTATCAACCATGTAGGTGGGTCGCGAGCCGGGATTGTCGGTGTATATCAGACATATCGTTATCAAGCCGAGAAGCGAGCCGCGCTCGAAGCCTGGAGCCGGCATGTTGCGCTGGTGATTGAGGGTAGGGGTACCGTGTCAAACGTGTTTCCGCTCGCGCGGTCAGCGTGA
- a CDS encoding HGGxSTG domain-containing protein — MLHFARMRSRIGVPISGGIAGARACWGSEVGMARDRKNNQSLSTDDLKRRWREYVTACDLVRAENAAALLRWECNARGLRPTPAALPILPDDLRGLRCGARNRRGTPCRMSEIYRNGRCKFHGGLSTGPKTGEGIARARSNLDKRWSSEPHADLIEPDIVD; from the coding sequence ATGTTACACTTCGCCCGCATGCGCTCGCGTATTGGGGTTCCTATTTCCGGAGGCATCGCAGGCGCACGCGCGTGTTGGGGTTCGGAGGTCGGCATGGCTCGCGATCGGAAAAACAATCAAAGCCTATCAACCGACGATCTCAAGCGGCGTTGGCGCGAATATGTGACGGCGTGCGATCTGGTGCGCGCTGAGAATGCTGCGGCACTGCTACGGTGGGAATGCAATGCGCGGGGGTTGCGTCCTACCCCTGCGGCGCTGCCGATCCTCCCTGACGATCTGCGGGGGTTACGGTGTGGCGCGAGGAACCGACGAGGGACGCCGTGCCGCATGTCTGAGATATACCGCAACGGCCGGTGCAAGTTTCACGGCGGGCTTAGCACGGGGCCGAAGACGGGGGAGGGGATCGCTCGGGCTCGATCGAACCTAGACAAGCGCTGGTCTTCGGAACCCCATGCGGACCTGATAGAACCTGACATCGTTGACTAA
- a CDS encoding IS5 family transposase (programmed frameshift) has translation MSDLYWLTDEQMARLQPYFPKSHGKPRVDDRRVLSGIVFVNRNGLRWRDAPKDYGPHKTLYNRWKRWGERGVFLRMMEGLAAAEAVPKTVMIDATYLKAHRTASSLRVKKGNLGRLIGRTKGGMNTKLHAVSDADGRPLSFFMTAGQVSDYTGAAALLDDLPKAQWLLGDRGYDADWFRDALEAKGIQPCIPGRRSRNEPVRYDKRRYRRRSRIEIMFGRLKDWRRVATRYDRCPTVFFSAVALAATVIFWL, from the exons ATGAGCGACCTGTACTGGCTGACGGATGAGCAGATGGCGCGTCTGCAACCGTATTTTCCCAAGAGCCATGGCAAGCCTCGGGTTGATGATCGGCGGGTGCTCAGCGGTATCGTTTTCGTCAACCGCAACGGGCTACGCTGGCGTGATGCGCCGAAGGACTATGGGCCGCACAAGACGCTCTACAATCGCTGGAAGCGGTGGGGCGAGAGGGGTGTGTTCTTGCGCATGATGGAGGGGCTCGCGGCAGCAGAAGCCGTACCGAAAACGGTCATGATCGACGCGACCTACCTGAAGGCACACCGCACGGCATCGAGTCTGCGGGTAAAAAAGGGGA ATCTCGGCCGCCTGATCGGCCGCACGAAAGGCGGCATGAACACCAAACTGCACGCCGTCAGCGATGCGGATGGGCGGCCCTTGAGCTTCTTCATGACCGCCGGGCAGGTCAGCGACTACACCGGCGCGGCAGCCTTGCTCGACGATCTGCCGAAAGCACAGTGGCTGCTTGGCGACCGTGGTTATGACGCCGATTGGTTCAGGGACGCCCTGGAAGCCAAGGGCATCCAGCCCTGCATCCCGGGCCGCAGATCGCGGAACGAGCCGGTCAGATACGACAAGCGCCGCTACCGGCGCCGCAGCCGCATCGAGATCATGTTCGGCCGTCTGAAGGATTGGCGCCGCGTCGCCACTCGCTACGACCGCTGCCCAACCGTCTTCTTCTCTGCCGTCGCGCTCGCGGCCACCGTCATCTTCTGGCTATGA
- a CDS encoding DUF2493 domain-containing protein: MTKKTTSPRLTSFADLGEAMNGTNATPATGSASDDATDPRTAEIAESIADAAATTNFQEAFGDVGALSIVELGADRAELDMPEPIEAQHDCAAIMATIFDLFRDTRVEASAQAIAWGFVNSFHYEAQKLEREEDTLCRDLGEMTRRYDPSEIYAVEMEELQLRAQTKTEQRAAIECMRDYAADCYRAQSGHPWSPARGSKVSSGGTASQIAALDFLKARAQDHREKRNPKGPLVVFSGGQDWHDFQQLWDRLDQIKARIPHMTLCTTAQRKGCDMIAAAWAASRGVTVVAFTPQTGRYGNRAGFVRNEQLVKLAPVEAIVCQGSGLQSNLLQTLKDARVPTHAFRIDGQAPAPTATKRQAFS; encoded by the coding sequence ATGACCAAGAAAACGACCTCCCCGCGCCTTACCAGCTTTGCCGACTTGGGCGAAGCCATGAACGGTACCAACGCCACGCCCGCCACCGGCAGCGCGTCCGACGACGCGACCGACCCGCGCACGGCGGAGATTGCCGAGAGCATCGCCGACGCAGCCGCAACGACCAATTTTCAGGAAGCATTCGGCGACGTTGGCGCGCTTTCCATCGTCGAGCTTGGCGCAGACCGCGCCGAACTCGACATGCCCGAGCCGATCGAGGCGCAGCACGATTGCGCGGCGATCATGGCAACGATTTTCGACCTGTTCCGCGATACCCGCGTAGAGGCGAGCGCACAGGCGATTGCATGGGGTTTCGTCAATTCGTTTCACTACGAAGCGCAGAAGCTGGAACGCGAGGAAGACACGCTTTGCCGCGACCTTGGCGAGATGACGCGCCGTTATGATCCGTCCGAGATTTACGCGGTCGAAATGGAGGAATTGCAACTGCGCGCGCAGACTAAGACCGAGCAGCGCGCCGCCATCGAATGCATGCGCGACTATGCAGCCGATTGCTACCGTGCACAGTCCGGCCACCCGTGGTCCCCCGCGCGCGGATCGAAGGTTTCGAGCGGAGGCACCGCAAGCCAGATTGCCGCGCTCGATTTCCTGAAGGCCCGCGCGCAGGACCACCGCGAAAAGCGCAACCCAAAAGGCCCTCTTGTCGTCTTTTCCGGCGGTCAGGACTGGCACGACTTCCAGCAGCTTTGGGACCGCCTCGACCAGATCAAGGCCCGTATCCCGCACATGACGCTTTGCACGACCGCCCAGCGCAAAGGATGCGACATGATCGCCGCAGCATGGGCGGCAAGCCGTGGCGTTACCGTGGTTGCCTTCACACCGCAGACGGGCCGCTATGGCAACCGCGCCGGGTTCGTTCGCAACGAGCAGCTTGTAAAACTCGCACCCGTTGAAGCCATCGTTTGCCAAGGTTCCGGCCTGCAATCGAACCTGTTGCAGACCTTGAAGGACGCCCGTGTCCCGACCCACGCCTTCCGTATTGACGGACAGGCACCGGCACCGACCGCGACCAAGCGGCAGGCCTTCAGCTAA
- a CDS encoding DUF736 domain-containing protein, whose product MNIGSFESVCGQLLGSVATATIDLARLGLRPVESTNGKAPAFEIMVLNVAKRWVQIGALWEMTSNSSGEIFYQGKLDDPSISEPLQIMLFGNNEEGFRVVWNRATTRRENLDGTRQNRRKATDDGFGTGNATDNGQLSEPLNDEIPAF is encoded by the coding sequence ATGAACATCGGTTCTTTCGAGTCGGTCTGCGGTCAGCTTCTCGGTTCGGTCGCAACGGCAACCATCGACCTGGCGCGCCTTGGTCTCCGCCCCGTCGAGAGCACGAACGGCAAGGCCCCCGCGTTCGAGATCATGGTTTTGAACGTCGCGAAGCGTTGGGTGCAGATCGGCGCCCTTTGGGAAATGACCAGCAACAGCAGCGGCGAAATTTTCTATCAGGGCAAGCTGGACGACCCGAGCATCAGCGAACCCCTCCAGATCATGCTTTTCGGCAATAACGAGGAAGGTTTCCGCGTCGTCTGGAACCGCGCGACCACGCGCCGCGAAAATCTGGACGGCACCCGCCAGAACCGCCGCAAGGCAACGGATGACGGTTTCGGCACCGGCAACGCCACCGACAACGGCCAGCTTTCCGAGCCGCTGAACGACGAAATCCCCGCGTTCTAA
- a CDS encoding type II toxin-antitoxin system VapC family toxin, with the protein MYLLDTNTLSELRKRRSGKISAAVEAWAGSVDQADMYLSVITIMEIELGIALLERRDPRQAGMLRLWLHDKVMPAFAGRILSIDTTIALRCARLHVPDTKSERDAWIAATGLVHDLTIVTRNVADFAGTGVTLLDPWTFNVGL; encoded by the coding sequence ATGTACTTACTCGACACCAACACCCTGTCCGAGCTGCGCAAGCGACGCAGTGGAAAGATCAGTGCAGCCGTCGAAGCGTGGGCCGGTAGCGTCGATCAGGCGGACATGTACCTTTCGGTCATCACGATCATGGAGATCGAGCTTGGCATCGCACTGCTCGAACGGCGCGATCCGCGGCAAGCCGGCATGTTGCGACTATGGCTGCATGACAAGGTTATGCCCGCCTTTGCAGGACGCATACTCTCCATCGACACCACGATCGCGCTGCGCTGCGCGCGGCTGCACGTTCCGGACACTAAGAGCGAACGCGACGCCTGGATCGCCGCGACGGGTCTCGTACACGACCTGACGATCGTGACCCGCAATGTCGCAGACTTTGCCGGCACCGGTGTGACGCTGCTCGATCCGTGGACGTTCAACGTCGGCCTCTGA
- a CDS encoding type II toxin-antitoxin system Phd/YefM family antitoxin, whose amino-acid sequence MQTFSSRDFNREPGRIKRAAVDGAVIITERGRPIMAVMPFAEYERLKTPPGNILDALDMDEVGDIEVDFSRAASFPRPTVFD is encoded by the coding sequence ATGCAAACATTTTCCAGTCGCGACTTCAATCGCGAACCAGGTCGCATCAAGCGGGCCGCGGTCGATGGCGCAGTCATCATCACCGAACGCGGCCGACCAATCATGGCGGTCATGCCCTTTGCCGAATACGAGCGGCTGAAAACGCCTCCCGGTAACATTCTCGACGCCCTCGATATGGACGAGGTCGGGGACATCGAGGTGGACTTCAGCCGGGCAGCATCGTTCCCGCGTCCGACGGTCTTCGACTGA
- the istB gene encoding IS21-like element helper ATPase IstB — MLIHPTLDQLQALGLQGMAKAFTELDKHGDAATLSHAEWLALLLDRETTWRHDKRLSARLRYAKLRHQAAPEDVDYRSPRGLERRLFETLLSGEWIDAHDNLAICGPTGIGKSWLACAIGHKACRDNRSVLYVRFTRLLDELALARGDGRIASRLKSLASVELLILDDWGLQPLDAQARHDLLEILEDRYGRKSTIVTSQLPTASWHHAIGDSTYADAILDRLLHNAHRVELEGDSLRRTKASIGD, encoded by the coding sequence ATGCTGATACATCCTACCCTCGACCAGCTGCAGGCGCTCGGCCTGCAAGGCATGGCCAAAGCCTTCACCGAACTCGACAAGCATGGTGACGCCGCCACGCTCAGCCATGCCGAGTGGCTTGCCCTGCTGCTCGACCGGGAAACCACCTGGCGGCACGATAAGAGGCTCAGCGCGCGCCTTCGATACGCCAAATTGCGGCACCAGGCGGCACCTGAGGATGTCGACTACCGCAGCCCCCGCGGTCTCGAGCGCCGGCTGTTCGAAACGTTGTTGAGCGGCGAGTGGATCGACGCGCACGACAATCTGGCGATCTGTGGCCCGACCGGTATCGGCAAGAGTTGGCTCGCGTGCGCCATCGGCCACAAGGCCTGCCGCGACAACCGCTCGGTCCTCTACGTGCGCTTCACGCGTCTGCTCGACGAGCTCGCCCTGGCACGCGGCGACGGCCGCATCGCCAGCAGGCTCAAGAGCCTCGCCAGCGTCGAACTGCTCATCCTGGATGATTGGGGCCTTCAGCCCCTGGATGCTCAGGCCCGGCATGACCTGCTCGAGATCCTGGAAGATCGGTACGGCCGCAAGTCGACCATCGTGACCAGCCAGCTTCCGACCGCGTCGTGGCATCATGCCATCGGCGATTCCACCTATGCCGACGCGATCCTGGACCGCCTTCTTCACAACGCTCACCGCGTCGAACTCGAAGGTGACAGCCTGCGGCGCACCAAAGCGTCCATCGGCGATTGA
- the istA gene encoding IS21 family transposase, which produces MRKVREILRLTYDAGLPSREVARRVGVGSTGVRMMLQRFRASKLEWPLADGLTDTALELELYGVAAKRGSERGRHEPDWAVVNRELKRKHVTLQVLWDEYIEAHPDGYRYSRFCELYRSWEGRLPVTMRQTHLGGDRMFVDYAGDTVSVVVDRLTGEIREAHLFVAVMGASSLSFAWPTWTETLPDWTDSHVRAFDFFGGAARLLIPDNAKVAVIKACLYDPQVNRTYAELAAHYGTSVLAARPYRPRDKAKVEACVGIVERWLFGRLRNRVWYGLDDLRAAMAEMMTALNARVMRRFGRSRRELFEEIDRPLLKALPAEPYVLAEWRRCKVGIDYHVEAAKHFYSVPYRHARAQVEVRLTARTVEIFLRGERVASHMRGSGNGHHTTINDHMPSSHRRYGDWTVERLLDEAGRLGPSVRMLCEMILSDRPHPEQGYRSCLGIVRLARAYGAVRVDAASLRALEIGARKYGAVKSILEKKLDADPLHRPRSAGEVSVDHPNIRGPKYYH; this is translated from the coding sequence ATGCGCAAAGTGCGCGAGATTTTACGGCTGACGTATGATGCCGGTCTTCCTTCGCGGGAGGTAGCGCGGCGCGTAGGCGTCGGGAGCACGGGCGTCCGGATGATGCTTCAGCGCTTTCGCGCTTCTAAGCTGGAATGGCCGCTGGCAGACGGGCTGACCGACACGGCACTCGAACTCGAGTTGTACGGTGTAGCGGCAAAGCGAGGCTCGGAGCGGGGTCGGCACGAACCCGACTGGGCGGTCGTGAACCGGGAACTCAAGCGCAAGCACGTTACGCTGCAGGTGCTGTGGGACGAATATATTGAGGCTCATCCCGACGGTTACCGGTATTCCCGGTTCTGCGAGCTGTACCGCTCCTGGGAGGGGCGGCTTCCGGTGACGATGCGGCAGACCCATCTGGGCGGCGACCGGATGTTCGTCGACTATGCTGGCGACACGGTGTCGGTGGTGGTCGACCGGCTGACCGGCGAGATCCGCGAGGCTCATCTTTTCGTGGCCGTGATGGGCGCATCGAGCCTGTCGTTTGCGTGGCCGACCTGGACCGAGACCCTCCCGGACTGGACGGACTCGCACGTCAGAGCCTTCGACTTCTTTGGTGGCGCGGCCCGCCTTCTCATTCCCGACAATGCCAAGGTCGCGGTCATCAAGGCGTGCCTTTACGACCCGCAGGTGAACCGCACCTATGCCGAGCTCGCGGCGCACTATGGCACCTCGGTACTCGCGGCACGGCCATATCGCCCGCGAGACAAAGCCAAGGTTGAGGCCTGTGTCGGCATCGTCGAGCGCTGGCTGTTTGGGCGTCTTCGTAACCGGGTCTGGTACGGCCTGGACGATCTACGCGCCGCCATGGCCGAGATGATGACCGCGTTGAACGCCCGCGTCATGCGCCGGTTCGGCCGGTCGCGGCGTGAGCTGTTCGAGGAAATCGACCGTCCCTTGCTGAAGGCATTGCCGGCTGAGCCCTACGTCCTGGCGGAGTGGCGCCGCTGCAAAGTCGGCATCGACTATCACGTCGAGGCAGCAAAGCATTTCTACTCGGTGCCTTATCGTCATGCCCGGGCGCAGGTCGAGGTGCGGCTGACCGCGCGCACCGTCGAGATCTTCCTCAGGGGCGAGCGGGTCGCGTCCCACATGCGCGGGTCCGGCAACGGCCATCACACCACCATCAACGACCATATGCCCTCGAGCCATCGTCGCTACGGCGACTGGACGGTCGAACGCCTGCTTGATGAAGCCGGACGGCTTGGCCCGTCGGTCAGGATGCTGTGCGAGATGATCCTGAGCGACCGGCCACATCCCGAGCAGGGCTACCGCTCCTGTCTCGGCATAGTGCGGCTGGCACGCGCTTACGGTGCCGTCCGTGTCGACGCCGCGTCGCTACGCGCTCTCGAGATCGGCGCGCGAAAATACGGCGCCGTCAAATCCATCCTCGAGAAGAAGCTCGACGCAGATCCGCTCCATCGCCCCCGCTCGGCCGGAGAGGTGAGCGTCGACCACCCCAATATCCGCGGACCCAAATACTACCACTGA
- a CDS encoding CHC2 zinc finger domain-containing protein, translating to MAQMDSVAFAAITQQIRDRFPVSGVATKAGVRLSRASREWKGCCPFHDDSSPSFTIYADDRRFQCFGCNAQGDVIDFVMRAYNVKMREAIGMLDGGALRELEQQRAPAKPKADMRPIAQRIVKDSVPIGETPAAIYLRSRGIMIDLPHTLRFARLAPPKIEGNGVLAANGPGLLPTLVAIVTDAAGDLVALQRTYLTEDGRKAATKATDSDRKPKVKYSLGNVIGGSIQLGPPSASILVCEGLEDGLTLAQGLGRSVWVAAGTSMMPAMIFPPAVRSVVIGADGNAPGEVAAQKAAEAYSASGLSVRIMRPTPPFVDFNAELMGIRS from the coding sequence ATGGCCCAGATGGATAGCGTTGCCTTTGCGGCCATCACTCAACAGATCCGCGACCGCTTCCCGGTGTCAGGCGTGGCGACCAAAGCGGGCGTCAGGCTCTCGCGCGCCAGTCGGGAATGGAAGGGCTGCTGCCCGTTCCATGACGACAGTTCACCGTCCTTTACGATCTACGCCGACGATCGCCGGTTCCAGTGCTTCGGGTGCAATGCTCAAGGCGACGTGATCGACTTCGTGATGCGCGCCTACAACGTGAAGATGCGCGAGGCGATCGGGATGCTGGATGGCGGCGCGCTGCGCGAGCTGGAGCAGCAGCGTGCGCCAGCAAAGCCCAAGGCAGATATGCGCCCAATCGCACAGCGGATCGTCAAGGACTCCGTACCGATCGGGGAGACACCGGCCGCTATCTATCTCCGGTCGCGCGGGATCATGATCGATCTGCCGCACACATTGCGGTTCGCGCGTCTCGCTCCGCCCAAGATCGAGGGGAACGGTGTCCTGGCAGCGAACGGTCCGGGGTTACTGCCGACACTGGTCGCGATCGTAACCGACGCGGCCGGCGACCTCGTAGCGCTGCAACGCACGTACCTGACCGAGGATGGGCGGAAGGCAGCGACGAAGGCGACTGACAGCGACCGCAAGCCTAAGGTGAAATACAGCTTGGGCAACGTTATCGGTGGCTCGATCCAGCTTGGACCACCGTCTGCGAGCATCTTGGTCTGCGAGGGTTTGGAAGATGGGCTGACGCTGGCACAAGGCTTAGGCCGCTCGGTCTGGGTCGCTGCGGGTACGTCCATGATGCCCGCCATGATCTTCCCGCCCGCGGTGCGCTCGGTTGTCATTGGCGCGGACGGGAATGCGCCGGGTGAGGTGGCAGCACAGAAAGCTGCCGAAGCCTACAGCGCCTCGGGTCTGTCGGTTCGCATCATGCGCCCGACGCCGCCCTTCGTCGACTTCAACGCCGAACTGATGGGGATAAGGTCATGA
- a CDS encoding helix-turn-helix transcriptional regulator, which produces MRHPDALRERQGIPGMTQAYLRTTDAAKYLGIGQSTLERKRIDGSGPTFRQLGSRMVAYAVSDLDAWASQRVLNSTSERAAA; this is translated from the coding sequence ATGCGCCACCCCGACGCTCTTCGGGAAAGACAGGGAATACCTGGCATGACGCAGGCGTATCTCCGCACAACGGACGCGGCAAAGTACCTAGGGATCGGCCAATCCACTCTCGAACGAAAGCGTATCGACGGATCCGGACCGACGTTTCGACAGCTCGGTTCCCGGATGGTGGCCTATGCAGTGTCCGATCTGGATGCATGGGCATCGCAGCGAGTGCTCAACAGCACATCCGAACGAGCAGCCGCGTGA